A region from the Natronorubrum halophilum genome encodes:
- a CDS encoding NOB1 family endonuclease translates to MYVLDSSAFIHDFHTTEQTATIPLVRDELEDESAYRYDAMEGSGMHIHIPNEDTTEKVERAAKESGDLGVLSDTDIRLVAASFELDATLVTDDYAMQNVAEKLNVTVEVIAREGIDEQRHWTYQCQGCGREFDEEKDRCPICGSELARKNPT, encoded by the coding sequence ATGTACGTTCTCGACTCCTCGGCGTTTATCCACGACTTTCACACGACAGAACAGACTGCGACGATCCCCCTCGTCCGCGACGAACTCGAGGACGAAAGCGCCTATCGCTACGACGCGATGGAAGGCTCGGGGATGCACATTCATATTCCGAACGAGGATACTACGGAAAAGGTCGAGCGAGCGGCCAAGGAATCCGGCGACCTCGGGGTCCTGTCCGACACCGACATCCGACTCGTCGCCGCGAGCTTCGAACTCGACGCCACGCTCGTGACCGACGACTACGCGATGCAAAACGTCGCCGAAAAGCTCAACGTGACCGTCGAAGTGATCGCCCGAGAGGGAATCGACGAACAGCGCCACTGGACCTATCAGTGTCAGGGCTGCGGTCGGGAGTTCGACGAAGAGAAGGACCGCTGTCCGATCTGTGGCTCGGAACTGGCGCGTAAGAACCCCACGTAG
- a CDS encoding PH domain-containing protein gives MSYEYQSLPNPPAEDLDIEFKAGIGCYLGLILAGVTTIAGIIAGSSTVVLLVTAPSTVKGTLLLALVFGDRLHGLPERIGRSRARRLACYVPAVAFAAVLLSPPVTQLEYTARLSVVTGAFALLTAAVAAGIARMARNRYVDAITADEPSATWTWRRTGFGSGERIVPAITALWVVVGLLSGLAWDWFFGLKIAFYGCVPLLFYWFDWAGTWDDHASTGWNLPTIRAHESGLVLERWYAKKHVPWEAIADVRLTSDELVLERRWIDIRCDRSMIDDPEAVRDGIERARGRSDRFTPAADRSTISEPSD, from the coding sequence ATGTCCTACGAGTATCAGTCGCTTCCCAACCCACCCGCCGAAGACCTTGATATCGAGTTCAAGGCCGGAATCGGGTGTTACCTCGGACTGATCCTGGCCGGGGTCACCACGATCGCCGGGATCATCGCCGGCTCATCGACCGTGGTCCTCCTGGTGACCGCACCCAGTACGGTAAAGGGCACGCTACTCCTCGCGCTGGTGTTCGGGGATCGACTGCACGGCCTTCCGGAACGGATCGGTCGAAGCCGAGCCCGACGGCTCGCCTGCTACGTCCCGGCGGTAGCGTTTGCCGCGGTACTCCTCTCGCCGCCGGTTACCCAACTCGAGTACACCGCCCGACTGAGCGTCGTCACGGGCGCTTTCGCCTTGCTCACCGCCGCGGTCGCCGCCGGCATCGCACGGATGGCCCGCAACCGTTACGTCGACGCGATTACCGCCGACGAACCGAGCGCGACCTGGACGTGGCGCCGGACCGGTTTCGGCTCCGGCGAGCGGATCGTTCCGGCGATCACGGCGCTGTGGGTGGTCGTCGGACTCCTCAGTGGATTGGCGTGGGACTGGTTCTTCGGCCTGAAGATAGCGTTTTACGGGTGCGTCCCCCTCCTCTTCTACTGGTTCGACTGGGCCGGTACCTGGGACGACCACGCGAGTACCGGGTGGAACCTCCCGACGATCCGCGCCCACGAGTCCGGGCTCGTCCTCGAGCGCTGGTACGCGAAAAAGCACGTTCCGTGGGAGGCGATCGCCGACGTTCGGCTGACGTCGGACGAACTCGTCCTCGAGCGCCGCTGGATAGACATCCGCTGCGATCGATCGATGATCGACGATCCCGAAGCGGTCCGCGATGGAATCGAACGTGCACGCGGGCGATCCGATCGGTTCACCCCCGCGGCGGACCGGTCCACCATCAGTGAGCCGTCGGACTGA
- the pyrG gene encoding glutamine hydrolyzing CTP synthase has protein sequence MPTESDTHYDPSLGNKFIFVTGGVMSGLGKGITAASTGRLLTNAGFDVTAVKIDPYLNVDAGTMNPYQHGEVYVLEDGGEVDLDLGNYERFLDIDMTSDHNITTGKTYQHVIEKERAGDYLGKTVQIIPHITDDIKRRIREAAEGTDVCIIEVGGTVGDIEGMPYLEALRQFAHEEPEENVLFTHVTLVPYSKNGEQKTKPTQHSVKEVRSIGLQPDVIVGRCEDRLEPETKEKIALFCDIPTEAVFSNPDVEDVYHVPLMVEEEGLDQYVLEHFGLDDDALPAGERTNDWRDIVTTEKDGEVDIALVGKYDLEDAYMSIHESLKHAGFEVGSNVTTHWVPADELADGHDGQLEGVDGIIVPGGFGMRGSEGKIEAVRYARENDVPFLGLCLGFQMAVVEYARNVLGLEDAHSAEMIEDTPHPVIDILPEQYEVEDLGGTMRLGEHTTVIEPETLAYELYGDTSCTERHRHRYEVNPEYFDDFEDEPLVFSGTAGNRMEILELEGHPYFLGTQFHPEYTSRPGQPSPPFLGLVEAIIDRATDADATGDESDADAETEVTH, from the coding sequence ATGCCGACGGAATCGGACACTCATTATGACCCCTCTCTGGGGAACAAGTTCATCTTCGTCACCGGCGGCGTGATGTCAGGGCTCGGGAAGGGAATCACGGCCGCGAGCACCGGCCGTCTCCTCACGAACGCCGGGTTCGACGTCACCGCCGTCAAGATCGATCCGTATCTCAACGTCGACGCGGGGACGATGAATCCGTACCAGCACGGAGAAGTCTACGTCCTCGAGGACGGCGGCGAGGTCGACCTCGATCTGGGGAACTACGAGCGGTTCCTCGATATCGACATGACCTCGGACCACAACATCACCACCGGGAAAACGTACCAGCACGTCATCGAGAAAGAACGTGCGGGCGACTATCTCGGAAAGACGGTCCAGATCATCCCGCATATCACCGACGACATCAAACGGCGGATCCGGGAGGCCGCCGAAGGTACCGACGTCTGTATCATCGAAGTCGGCGGCACCGTCGGTGACATCGAGGGGATGCCCTACCTCGAGGCGCTGCGCCAGTTCGCCCACGAGGAACCCGAGGAGAACGTTCTCTTCACCCACGTCACGCTCGTTCCGTACTCGAAAAACGGCGAGCAGAAGACGAAGCCGACCCAGCACAGCGTCAAGGAAGTGCGCTCGATCGGCCTCCAGCCCGACGTGATCGTCGGGCGCTGCGAGGATCGACTCGAGCCCGAAACGAAGGAGAAGATCGCGCTGTTCTGTGATATCCCGACCGAGGCGGTGTTCTCGAACCCCGACGTCGAGGACGTCTACCACGTCCCCCTGATGGTCGAGGAGGAGGGACTCGACCAGTACGTCCTCGAGCACTTCGGACTCGACGACGACGCGCTCCCCGCGGGCGAGCGGACGAACGACTGGCGCGATATCGTCACCACCGAAAAGGACGGCGAGGTCGACATCGCGCTGGTCGGCAAGTACGACCTCGAGGACGCGTACATGTCGATCCACGAGTCGCTGAAACACGCGGGCTTCGAGGTCGGCAGCAACGTCACCACCCACTGGGTGCCGGCCGACGAACTGGCCGACGGCCACGACGGCCAACTCGAGGGGGTCGACGGGATCATCGTCCCCGGCGGCTTCGGAATGCGCGGCTCCGAAGGAAAGATCGAAGCCGTGCGCTACGCCCGCGAGAACGACGTGCCCTTCCTCGGGCTCTGTCTCGGCTTCCAGATGGCCGTCGTTGAGTACGCCCGGAACGTACTGGGACTCGAGGACGCCCATTCGGCCGAGATGATCGAGGACACGCCCCATCCAGTCATCGACATCCTGCCCGAGCAGTACGAGGTCGAGGATCTGGGCGGGACGATGCGGTTGGGCGAACACACGACCGTCATCGAACCCGAGACGCTGGCGTACGAACTCTACGGCGACACGTCCTGTACCGAGCGCCACCGCCACCGCTATGAGGTAAACCCCGAGTACTTCGATGATTTCGAGGACGAACCACTCGTCTTCTCCGGTACTGCGGGCAACCGAATGGAGATCCTCGAACTCGAGGGCCACCCCTACTTCCTCGGCACGCAGTTCCACCCCGAGTACACGTCCCGACCCGGTCAGCCGAGCCCGCCGTTTCTGGGGCTCGTCGAGGCGATCATCGATAGGGCGACCGATGCCGACGCGACTGGCGACGAATCCGATGCGGACGCCGAGACGGAGGTAACCCACTGA
- the infB gene encoding translation initiation factor IF-2 produces the protein MSNTDTHDPTSLRTPIVAVLGHVDHGKTSLLDKIRGSAVIEGEAGAITQHIGATAVPLDIISSIAGDLVDPDDFDLPGLLFIDTPGHHSFTTLRSRGGALADIAILVVDVNDGFQPQTLEALEILSRSQTPFIVAANKIDTVPGWKVHEDMPINDTYEAQSERVRKRLDEKLYEIIGNLSDEGFSADLYWRVQNFQRNVGVVPVSAMTGEGVPDLLTVMMGLSQRYMKEEMEIDVTGPGVGTVLEVKEEKGFGTTIDMVLYDGTISADDQIVIGGKNEPIVTDVRALLQPRPLAEIRTESRFEKVDEVSAATGIKVAAPELEDAMAGAPVRVVRDRPLEDVIRDVEAELADIAVDTEEQGVVVKADTLGSLEAMADALDDAEVPIVRAEVGDVAPRDVSVASTAEDPKQQAILGFNVDVLGDAEQRAKTDDVTLFTDEVIYQLIEEYEEHIEELERAQQDTILDNIVRPARFRILPDHTFRQNDPAVVGVEVNSGTIQNNANVVKFENNESDRVGQVKGIQEQGEDVDEARAGNRVSVAIDGPTVGRQIEEDDELWIEIPEKHAKILEQELASEIPGDELEALNMYLDKKRSRDPFWGK, from the coding sequence ATGTCGAATACGGATACGCACGACCCCACATCTCTCAGAACGCCGATCGTCGCCGTTCTCGGACACGTCGATCACGGCAAGACCAGTCTCCTCGATAAAATTCGCGGCTCCGCGGTTATCGAGGGTGAAGCAGGGGCGATTACCCAGCACATCGGCGCGACAGCCGTTCCGCTGGATATCATCTCCTCGATTGCGGGCGACCTCGTCGACCCGGACGACTTCGATCTGCCCGGCCTCCTCTTTATCGATACCCCGGGTCACCACTCCTTTACGACGCTTCGCTCACGCGGCGGTGCGCTCGCGGACATCGCGATTCTCGTTGTCGACGTCAACGACGGCTTCCAGCCCCAGACCCTCGAGGCCCTGGAGATCCTCAGTCGGTCCCAGACGCCGTTTATCGTCGCGGCGAACAAGATCGACACCGTCCCCGGCTGGAAGGTACACGAGGACATGCCGATCAACGACACCTACGAGGCCCAGTCCGAACGGGTGCGCAAGCGACTCGACGAAAAGCTCTATGAGATCATCGGCAACCTGAGCGACGAGGGATTCTCGGCCGACCTCTACTGGCGCGTCCAGAACTTCCAGCGCAACGTCGGCGTCGTCCCCGTTTCGGCGATGACCGGCGAGGGCGTCCCCGACCTCCTGACGGTCATGATGGGACTCTCCCAGCGCTACATGAAAGAGGAGATGGAGATCGACGTCACCGGCCCCGGCGTCGGCACCGTCCTCGAGGTCAAAGAGGAGAAAGGCTTCGGGACGACGATCGATATGGTCCTCTACGACGGGACGATCAGCGCGGACGACCAGATCGTCATCGGCGGAAAGAACGAACCGATCGTCACCGACGTTCGGGCCTTGCTCCAGCCGCGCCCGCTCGCGGAGATTCGAACCGAGAGCCGATTCGAGAAAGTCGACGAAGTGTCGGCTGCGACCGGGATCAAGGTCGCCGCGCCCGAACTCGAGGACGCGATGGCCGGCGCGCCGGTCCGCGTCGTCCGCGACCGGCCGCTCGAGGACGTCATTCGGGACGTCGAGGCCGAACTCGCCGATATCGCCGTCGATACCGAAGAGCAGGGCGTCGTCGTCAAAGCCGACACGCTGGGCAGCCTCGAGGCGATGGCCGACGCGCTCGACGACGCGGAGGTGCCCATCGTCCGCGCGGAAGTGGGCGACGTCGCACCGCGCGACGTTTCGGTCGCCTCGACGGCCGAGGATCCGAAACAGCAGGCGATCCTCGGGTTCAACGTCGACGTGCTCGGCGACGCCGAACAGCGCGCCAAAACCGACGACGTGACGCTTTTCACCGACGAAGTCATCTATCAGCTCATCGAGGAGTACGAGGAGCACATCGAGGAACTCGAGCGCGCCCAGCAGGACACGATCCTCGATAACATCGTCCGACCGGCCCGATTCCGCATTCTGCCCGACCACACCTTCCGCCAGAACGATCCCGCGGTCGTCGGCGTCGAGGTGAACTCGGGGACGATACAGAACAACGCGAACGTCGTGAAGTTCGAGAATAACGAATCCGACCGCGTCGGCCAGGTCAAGGGGATTCAAGAACAGGGAGAAGACGTCGACGAGGCGCGCGCGGGCAACCGCGTCTCGGTCGCCATCGACGGCCCGACCGTCGGCCGCCAGATCGAAGAGGACGACGAACTCTGGATCGAGATTCCGGAAAAACACGCGAAGATCCTGGAACAGGAACTCGCGAGCGAGATCCCCGGCGACGAACTCGAGGCGCTGAACATGTACCTCGACAAGAAGCGAAGCCGGGATCCCTTCTGGGGCAAGTAG
- a CDS encoding 5-formyltetrahydrofolate cyclo-ligase — MGGSNERRSDTDGATGANDATGGATGTDDAATDKRSVRERVWDDLEESGQARFPFPPHGRIPNFAGADEAADRLADQPEWRAATTIKANPDAPQLPVRRRALRERKTVYMAVPRLADEQCFLKLDPDELEDYDAATTVSGSSTHGEQVGPEAVDRVDLIVSGSVAVSESGGRIGKGEGYSDLEYAILRDLDLVDETTTVATTIHERQLIDDPVSIGDHDVSMDLVVTPERTLRLANRDQPTGIDWDLLPDERLGEIPVLKRLREWYRNN, encoded by the coding sequence ATGGGAGGTTCCAACGAGCGACGCAGTGACACCGACGGCGCTACTGGTGCGAACGACGCCACTGGCGGCGCTACCGGTACGGACGACGCCGCCACCGACAAACGGTCCGTCCGCGAGCGCGTCTGGGACGACCTCGAGGAGAGCGGCCAGGCCCGGTTTCCGTTTCCGCCCCACGGCCGAATTCCGAACTTCGCCGGCGCGGACGAGGCCGCCGACCGGCTGGCCGACCAACCCGAGTGGCGCGCCGCGACCACGATCAAGGCCAATCCCGACGCCCCGCAACTGCCCGTCCGTCGCCGAGCGCTCCGGGAGAGGAAGACGGTCTACATGGCGGTGCCGCGCCTCGCGGACGAGCAGTGCTTCCTGAAACTGGACCCGGACGAACTCGAGGACTACGACGCGGCGACGACGGTTTCGGGGTCGTCGACACACGGCGAACAGGTCGGCCCGGAGGCGGTCGACCGCGTCGATCTGATCGTCTCCGGCAGCGTCGCCGTGAGCGAGTCCGGCGGTCGTATCGGCAAAGGAGAGGGCTACAGCGATCTCGAGTACGCGATCTTACGTGATCTGGACCTCGTCGACGAGACGACGACGGTCGCGACGACGATCCACGAGCGCCAACTGATCGACGACCCGGTCTCGATCGGCGATCACGACGTTTCGATGGATCTGGTCGTCACGCCCGAGCGAACGCTCCGTCTGGCGAATCGCGATCAACCGACCGGGATCGACTGGGACCTGCTCCCCGACGAGCGACTCGGGGAGATACCGGTCCTGAAACGGCTTCGAGAGTGGTATCGTAACAACTGA
- a CDS encoding PRC-barrel domain-containing protein, with protein sequence MSDILAENLSGKAVMGSDGTELGLLYNITMDLKSGKLHNLVIEPDEALPTRSVDFDVNDAGRFLVSVNRVQAVKDYIVVQR encoded by the coding sequence ATGAGCGATATACTCGCTGAAAACCTCTCGGGGAAGGCCGTCATGGGCTCCGATGGAACCGAGCTAGGACTGCTGTATAATATTACGATGGACCTCAAATCCGGCAAGCTACACAACCTCGTCATCGAGCCCGACGAAGCACTGCCGACCCGATCGGTCGACTTCGACGTCAACGATGCCGGCCGATTCCTCGTTTCCGTCAACCGCGTTCAGGCGGTCAAAGACTACATCGTCGTCCAGCGCTAA
- a CDS encoding CPBP family intramembrane glutamic endopeptidase, translated as MSDEHTARAADGDGAPLSSAVVPAIGTVLAAVTLVAFLIPLRRGVDEFALWIGITGALVTTGAFLARRHGLLERNIAGPIAAGSSLLVVVVSGYAITQGILGSVVVPGLEWSVSLLFVAFFVGAGTIGIGVADAAGLSGRGLLDRLTLSVEMLVLAFVGLIGMSFAYLFLELPVMLIAGEPTAFQGTVIEYLSVGVGLGAVAVGYLAFRGRDLSFIDLERPTLRTVGWIVGGIVLILAANVGLSWLMSLVGIDGSDHTTTQQVADNPDLLLVIIPAMVLLVGPFEELLYRNIIQKSLYERFSRTGAVVVASVVFTCVHISAYATAGSGELLASLSLLFVLALILGTIYERTDNLLVPALVHGCYNAAIFLTML; from the coding sequence ATGAGCGACGAACACACCGCACGGGCCGCCGACGGCGACGGCGCTCCGCTCTCGTCCGCCGTCGTCCCCGCCATCGGAACCGTCCTCGCAGCCGTGACGCTCGTCGCGTTCCTGATTCCGCTTCGTCGCGGGGTCGACGAGTTCGCGCTCTGGATCGGGATAACTGGCGCACTCGTCACCACCGGGGCCTTTCTCGCGCGCCGCCACGGCCTCCTCGAGCGAAACATCGCCGGACCGATTGCGGCCGGCTCGAGCCTCCTCGTCGTCGTCGTGTCGGGCTACGCGATCACCCAGGGGATTCTGGGATCGGTCGTCGTTCCGGGACTCGAGTGGTCCGTCTCGCTGCTGTTCGTGGCGTTTTTCGTGGGGGCGGGAACCATCGGAATCGGCGTCGCCGACGCCGCCGGTCTCTCGGGTCGCGGGCTACTGGACCGGCTGACGCTCTCGGTCGAGATGCTCGTGCTCGCGTTCGTCGGGCTGATTGGCATGTCGTTCGCGTACCTCTTTCTCGAGTTGCCGGTCATGCTGATCGCCGGCGAGCCCACGGCGTTTCAGGGGACGGTAATCGAGTACCTCTCCGTCGGCGTCGGCCTCGGCGCAGTCGCGGTCGGCTATCTGGCGTTTCGCGGCCGCGACCTGTCGTTCATCGACCTCGAGCGCCCGACGCTCCGGACGGTCGGGTGGATCGTCGGCGGGATCGTACTGATACTCGCGGCGAACGTGGGGCTCTCGTGGCTCATGTCTCTCGTCGGTATCGACGGCTCGGATCACACCACAACGCAGCAGGTAGCCGACAATCCCGACCTGTTGCTCGTCATCATCCCGGCGATGGTGTTACTGGTCGGCCCGTTCGAAGAACTGCTCTACCGAAACATCATCCAGAAGTCGCTCTACGAGCGGTTCTCGCGCACCGGTGCCGTCGTCGTCGCAAGCGTCGTGTTCACGTGCGTTCACATTTCGGCGTACGCCACCGCCGGATCGGGAGAACTGCTCGCGAGCCTTTCGTTGTTGTTCGTCCTCGCGTTGATACTCGGGACGATCTACGAGCGCACGGACAACCTGCTCGTTCCGGCGCTCGTCCACGGCTGTTACAACGCGGCGATCTTTCTAACGATGCTTTGA
- the guaA gene encoding glutamine-hydrolyzing GMP synthase, translated as MVDTETFVPDAVAEIGDEIGDANAVIALSGGVDSSVAAALAYEAIGDRLTPVYVDTGLMRKGETDQIRETFDYMESLRIVDAKDRFLEALSGVTDPEEKRKVIGEQFIREFERESKDTDADYLVQGTIYPDRIESEGGIKSHHNVGGLPDVVDFDGIVEPVRDLYKDEVREVAHHLGLDELVAERMPFPGPGLAVRVIGEVTDEKLEVARHACHVVEEELEEYEPWQALAAVIGKATGVKGDNRVHGWVVSVRSVESRDGMTARAQEIDWETLQRIQSRITGGNENVARVVYDVTHKPPATIEYE; from the coding sequence ATGGTAGACACTGAGACGTTTGTTCCGGACGCAGTTGCAGAGATCGGCGACGAAATCGGCGACGCGAACGCCGTTATCGCCCTGTCGGGCGGCGTCGACTCTTCGGTCGCCGCCGCACTGGCATACGAGGCCATCGGCGACCGACTCACCCCGGTTTACGTCGACACCGGCCTGATGCGCAAGGGCGAAACCGACCAGATCCGCGAGACGTTCGACTACATGGAGTCGCTGCGGATCGTCGACGCGAAAGATCGGTTCCTCGAGGCCCTGTCGGGCGTTACGGACCCCGAGGAGAAACGCAAGGTTATCGGCGAGCAGTTCATCCGCGAGTTCGAACGCGAGTCGAAAGACACCGACGCCGACTACCTCGTCCAGGGGACGATCTACCCCGACCGCATCGAGAGCGAGGGCGGGATCAAGTCCCACCACAACGTCGGCGGACTTCCCGACGTCGTCGACTTCGACGGCATCGTCGAACCCGTTCGCGATCTCTACAAGGACGAGGTCCGCGAGGTCGCCCACCACCTCGGTCTCGACGAACTCGTCGCCGAACGGATGCCGTTCCCCGGCCCGGGGCTGGCAGTTCGGGTTATTGGGGAAGTCACCGACGAGAAACTCGAGGTCGCTCGCCACGCGTGTCACGTCGTCGAGGAGGAACTCGAGGAGTACGAGCCCTGGCAGGCGCTTGCGGCCGTTATCGGCAAGGCGACGGGTGTGAAAGGCGACAACCGCGTTCACGGCTGGGTCGTCTCCGTCCGCTCCGTCGAATCGCGCGACGGGATGACCGCCCGTGCGCAGGAGATCGATTGGGAGACGCTCCAGCGCATCCAATCGCGCATCACCGGCGGAAACGAGAACGTCGCCCGCGTCGTCTACGACGTGACCCACAAACCACCCGCGACGATCGAGTACGAATGA
- a CDS encoding DUF7126 family protein: MSAPMDAIVAGPDEDGIADALEAEGANVARITGLISRPTLEEAGVLEADLYVLTDIDQATTIPIVCDLTDDVRTVVYARRTIPEFIKGQLDLAVDPKLMDAAIVAEELTS, translated from the coding sequence ATGAGCGCACCCATGGACGCGATCGTCGCCGGCCCGGACGAAGACGGAATCGCCGACGCCCTCGAGGCCGAGGGAGCCAACGTCGCCCGTATCACCGGTCTCATTTCGCGACCGACCCTCGAGGAGGCCGGCGTTCTCGAGGCCGACCTGTACGTGCTGACTGATATCGATCAGGCGACGACGATCCCGATCGTCTGTGACCTTACGGACGACGTACGGACCGTCGTCTACGCTCGACGCACGATCCCGGAGTTCATCAAGGGCCAACTCGATCTCGCGGTCGACCCCAAACTGATGGACGCCGCGATCGTCGCCGAAGAACTGACCAGCTGA